In the Malassezia vespertilionis chromosome 8, complete sequence genome, TATTTTACTCGGACCGCATTATCCGGCTTCTTGTCGAAGAAGGACTGAACCACCTGCctgtgctcgagcgcacggTAATGACACCGACGGGCTGTCCGTACACTGGTACGTCTGCACTGCGCTAACCGCAGGCGTTGCGTTCGAAGGCAGAATATGCGGCGTTTCGATCCTCCGCGCCGGCGAGGCGATGGAAAGCGGGCTGCGTGAGtgctgccgcagcgtgcggatCGGGAAAATTCTTATCCAGCGAGACGAGGAGACGGCGAAACCCAAACTGTGTACGTGCACGGCCAAACTCACGCAGTCTATGCAAAGCTGCCCGAAGATATCGAGCACCGCTgggtgctgctgctggaccCCATGCTCGGTGCGTACGCATGCAATGCTTACACTAGCTACGGGCGGCTCGGCTATTCAGGCAATCCAAGTGCTGCTGGATCACGGGGTCAAAGCAGAGCGTATCTTATTCCTAAATATGATTGCAAGTCCAGAAGGGCTCGATGCGATCTGGAACGCGTGTCCCCAAGTGCGCGTAGTTTCGGCATGggtcgatgcgcggctctCTGCGCAGAATTGCAGTACGTTGCAAATGCTATTCACCGCAGTTATCCCTGGCCTCGGCGATTATGGCGATCGATACTATAGCGGATAGACAACACGACACCGCATGGCCAAACGGACCATGTGGAGGCATGTGGAGGAGCCCAGCGGCCGCGGTCGCTCTTCTCTTGGGACCATTCCCAATGGCCCTGCCAAGGTGCCCCTAGACAAAGAATCGTGTTGAACGGGCGTATTGCACGGCATAAAGCATCGCATAAAGCGCGACCAGCAGCAATGAACACACTGTGCACCGTCTTTGCTACACATATAGACACTCTGCAGCTGGCGACATTCGTACATAGCTATCCACGTACATCCCAAaacgtgcgctgcgccgcatcggcTACCGACGGCAATGCCAGCGGCAGTGCATCCTCTCCCTTTTTTGCTGCCGCggccagcgtgcgcggtACAGGCACATGACGCGCAAttcggcgcagcgctgacATTTGCGCCAtccgcgccttggccgaTTTGCGGCTCGTGCTGGTGGCATACCCTGCCGGCCTCAGCTCTACACTCTCAAC is a window encoding:
- a CDS encoding uracil phosphoribosyltransferase (EggNog:ENOG503NUU8; COG:T; COG:Z), producing the protein MLATGGSAIQAIQVLLDHGVKAERILFLNMIASPEGLDAIWNACPQVRVVSAWVDARLSAQNCIIPGLGDYGDRYYSG